Proteins co-encoded in one Terriglobia bacterium genomic window:
- a CDS encoding sigma 54-interacting transcriptional regulator produces MSNLTQVIAELAASDVPVLLLGEPGVGKHLVARQIHDAAPWRASQFLHCRCRHADEAAIRRVFEAESERTKEPYTAYFEGLEELSATGQRALLNCMDGQKDRGPCPRVIASGTTDLEMEVRSGRFREDLYYRLSGICFTIPPLRHRREDLCQLADEFLEKFAAQFSRPKPPLSPALTRFLSSHPWSGNLDELEDAMRTVVAVGNVQVAISALRNSQSNGNGREKRNGWETVSLKQAARAASQRAERELILKVLSKTNWNRKKAAEELRISYKALLYKLREIGSTPSALVGQQEGKSE; encoded by the coding sequence ATGAGCAATCTCACGCAGGTCATTGCAGAATTGGCGGCAAGTGACGTTCCGGTGCTGCTCCTGGGCGAACCGGGGGTCGGCAAGCACCTGGTTGCGCGGCAAATCCACGACGCCGCGCCGTGGCGCGCGTCGCAGTTCCTGCACTGCCGGTGCCGACACGCGGATGAGGCGGCGATTCGGCGGGTTTTCGAAGCCGAGAGCGAGCGCACGAAAGAGCCCTACACTGCATATTTCGAGGGGCTGGAAGAGCTTTCCGCAACAGGCCAGAGAGCATTGCTGAACTGCATGGATGGCCAGAAGGATCGTGGGCCCTGTCCGCGAGTGATTGCTTCGGGGACGACGGACCTTGAGATGGAAGTACGATCGGGGCGGTTCCGCGAGGATCTTTACTACCGGCTCAGCGGAATCTGCTTCACTATCCCGCCGTTGCGTCACCGAAGAGAAGATCTGTGCCAGTTGGCAGATGAATTTCTTGAAAAGTTTGCGGCCCAATTCAGCCGGCCTAAGCCGCCGTTGAGCCCGGCGCTGACGCGTTTTCTTTCGTCCCATCCGTGGAGTGGAAACCTGGATGAGTTGGAAGATGCAATGCGGACAGTAGTGGCGGTAGGCAACGTTCAGGTGGCGATCTCAGCCTTGCGAAATTCGCAGTCGAATGGCAATGGCCGCGAGAAGCGCAATGGGTGGGAAACGGTTTCGCTGAAGCAGGCGGCCCGCGCGGCGTCACAGAGGGCCGAACGGGAACTGATTCTAAAAGTCCTTTCGAAGACCAATTGGAATCGCAAGAAGGCGGCTGAAGAACTGCGCATCAGCTATAAGGCACTTTTGTATAAGCTTCGAGAAATTGGCTCGACCCCGTCAGCACTGGTCGGGCAGCAGGAGGGTA
- a CDS encoding exosortase/archaeosortase family protein, translating into MDLSQAVAEQPASNRQELRGALLSWKLLLLLALIAAVYYDVVWRLIRDWSDDPNFSHGFIVPLFSAFIVWTKRKELSALAIEPSNWGFPVIVGSLSLVILGSLGAELFVARVSLILFLAGLIIYFLGWLYFRVLLFPWLFLFLMVPIPAILFAQMTLPLQTLAAKLAAASLQLVGIPVFREGNIIALPAMPLEVAEACSGIRSLLSLGTLAIIYGYFVDDRVAMRVILALAAIPIAVFANGFRIFGTGLMVQYWNPDRALGFFHEFSGWLIFLVSMCLLFITHKALSLIPKLKIARAQ; encoded by the coding sequence ATGGACCTCTCGCAAGCAGTTGCCGAACAACCCGCATCCAACCGGCAAGAATTAAGGGGGGCATTACTCTCGTGGAAACTGCTGCTGCTCCTGGCCTTGATCGCGGCGGTCTACTACGACGTCGTGTGGCGTCTTATTAGGGACTGGAGCGATGACCCAAACTTCTCGCACGGCTTCATCGTTCCGCTCTTCTCAGCCTTCATTGTCTGGACAAAACGTAAGGAACTTTCAGCTCTCGCAATCGAGCCTTCCAACTGGGGATTCCCGGTGATAGTCGGCTCCCTATCGCTGGTGATCCTAGGCAGCCTTGGCGCAGAACTATTCGTCGCCCGTGTGTCATTAATCCTTTTCTTGGCGGGGCTGATCATCTACTTCTTGGGATGGCTATACTTCAGAGTACTGCTGTTCCCATGGCTGTTCCTTTTCTTGATGGTTCCAATTCCAGCCATACTATTCGCGCAGATGACGTTGCCGCTGCAGACACTCGCCGCCAAATTGGCCGCGGCTTCGCTTCAGTTGGTCGGGATTCCGGTTTTCCGCGAAGGCAACATCATCGCGCTTCCCGCCATGCCGCTGGAGGTCGCCGAGGCCTGCAGCGGGATCCGCTCCCTGCTCAGCCTGGGAACCCTCGCCATCATCTATGGCTACTTCGTGGACGATCGCGTGGCCATGCGCGTCATCCTCGCGCTGGCGGCAATCCCCATCGCGGTCTTCGCCAACGGCTTCCGGATCTTCGGAACCGGTTTAATGGTTCAGTACTGGAATCCTGACCGAGCGCTTGGATTCTTCCACGAATTCTCCGGCTGGCTGATTTTCCTGGTTTCCATGTGTCTGCTCTTCATTACCCATAAGGCCCTGAGTCTCATTCCGAAACTGAAGATTGCGAGAGCCCAATGA
- a CDS encoding EpsI family protein → MKSSKLSSTRVLIVSVLLLATAGLLQARGRVEFQAKYQDLEKLPYTIDTWQGRPEPISPSVREVLGDGHFLSRLYTSPVRQPVDLFIAYYISQRTGDTIHSPKNCLPGSGWTPLESDRVWIPVAPGKSIRVNRYVVAQGSDKQLVMYWYQAHGRVTASEYAAKFYLIADSIRMNRSDGGMVRLVTPILPNETVEQSQARAVEFAQTLFPMLNAYIPK, encoded by the coding sequence ATGAAGAGTTCGAAACTGTCCAGCACTCGTGTTTTGATTGTCTCGGTACTATTGCTAGCCACCGCGGGTCTGCTGCAGGCGCGTGGACGGGTCGAGTTCCAAGCAAAATATCAGGATCTCGAAAAGCTTCCCTACACGATCGATACATGGCAGGGCAGGCCCGAACCAATCAGTCCCAGCGTGCGCGAGGTGCTGGGAGACGGACATTTCCTGTCCCGCCTCTACACCAGCCCGGTGCGGCAGCCAGTCGATCTTTTCATCGCTTATTACATCAGCCAGCGTACCGGCGATACGATTCACTCGCCCAAGAACTGCCTTCCCGGTTCTGGATGGACTCCATTGGAATCTGACCGTGTATGGATTCCGGTTGCACCCGGCAAGTCCATCCGTGTTAATCGCTACGTCGTAGCACAGGGGTCTGACAAGCAGTTAGTCATGTACTGGTACCAGGCACATGGCCGGGTAACCGCAAGTGAGTACGCCGCGAAGTTCTATCTCATCGCCGATTCGATTCGCATGAACCGGTCGGACGGCGGTATGGTTCGCTTGGTGACGCCAATCCTCCCCAACGAAACGGTGGAACAGAGCCAGGCGCGAGCCGTAGAGTTCGCCCAAACTTTGTTCCCAATGCTGAATGCTTACATTCCGAAGTAA